In the Clostridium sp. 'White wine YQ' genome, TTTGGACCTAGACTCATAGGTGTAAAAATTGGTGAAACAGATTACTGCTTAAGAGTTCTTCCTTTTGGAGGTAGAGTAGCTATGCTCGGGGAAGAAGGTAGTGATGATGAAGCAGAAGGAGTAGATTATAGCAGAAGTTTAAATGCTAAACATCCTTTAAGAAAAATTTCAATAATAATAGCTGGTGTAGCAATGAATTACCTATTAGCAATTATTATTTTCTTAGTTATGGCTTTAAACTTGGGTATTACTTTACCAGAAATAAAAGAAGTTATCCCAAATTCAGCTGCAGAGCAAGTTGGATTAAAGCCTGGAGATAAATTTCTTAAAATAGACGATGTTAACATATTAACAGCTGATGATGTTACTGTGGCAGTAGCTATGTCTAAAGGTAATGAAATGAAAGTTAAGATACAAAGTGAAAGTGGTATAAAGGATTTAGCATTAACCCCTAAATTAAATAAAGATACAGGGTCCTATCAAATAGGTTTTTACTTTAATGGTATAGAAAAGCCTTCATTTGGCCAAAGTGTTACTTATAGCATGAAAGAAACAGTATCTTTAGTAAAACAAACTTTCTTAGGCTTTAAGCAAATTTTCTCTGGAAAAGCAAATCTTAAAACTGATGTTGGCGGACCAGTGACTATAATTAAAATGAGTGGAGCTGCTGCGAAAGCTGGTATATGGAATCTTTTATTCTTTGTTGCATTAATATCAGTGAATTTGGCAGTATTAAATTTATTACCATTTCCAGCATTAGATGGTGGTTGGGCCTTCTTTATATTAATTGAATTAATAACTGGAAAGAAAATACCACCTAGATTCCTAAACGCAGTTAATTCTGTAGGATTAATGGTTCTTTTGGGATTGATGGTCTTAGTAACAATTAAAGATATAATTTTTCCAGTTAATTTTTAGGAGTGTAAATAAATGAATAGAAAAGAAACAAGAAAAATAAAGGTTGGTAACATATATATCGGTGGAGATAGTAGAATTACTGTTCAATCCATGACCAATACAGATACAAGAGATGCTGAAAGTACAATTAAACAAATAAGAGAGCTACAAATAGCAGGTTGTGATATAATAAGATCTGCAGTACCTGATATGGAGGCAGCAGAACAAATTTCTAAAATTGTTAAAGGAATTAGCATTCCTTTAGTAGCTGATATTCATTTTGATTATAGATTAGCTTTAGAGTCTATTAAAAATGGTGTTTCTGCTATAAGAATAAACCCTGGTAACATAGGTTCAATGGAAAGAGTAAAAATGGTTGCTGAAGCTTGCAAGGATAAAGGAATTCCTATAAGAATCGGAGTAAATTCTGGCTCTTTAGAGAAGGAACTTTTAGAGAAGTATGGAAAGCCATGCCCAGAGGCATTTGTTGAAAGTGCTCTAAAAAGTGCTGCAATCTTAGAAAGCGTAAATTTTAGAGATATAGTAATATCCATTAAATCATCTAATGTAAATACAATGATAGAAAGCTATAGATTAATGAGTGAAAAATCTGATTATCCGTTGCACCTTGGAGTAACTGAATCAGGTACGCCTTGGAGAGGAACAATTAAATCCTCTATTGGTATAGGCACACTTTTATCTGAAGGAATAGGAGATACTTTGAGGGTATCCTTAACAGGAGATCCTATTGAAGAAGTTAAAGTTGGTAATGAAATTCTTAAAGCACTTGATATAAAAAAAGGTGGGATAGAATTCGTATCATGTCCTACTTGCGGAAGAACTCAAATAGACCTTATAAAGATAGCCAATATAGTTGAACAAAAGCTAGCTGAATGTAAGAAAGATATTAAAGTTGCTATAATGGGATGCGTAGTAAATGGTCCTGGTGAAGCAAGAGAAGCTGATATTGGAATAGCTGGTGGAAAAGGCGAAGGTATTATATTTAAAAAAGGTGAGATTTTAAAGAAAGTAAAAGAAGAATATTTAGTTGAAGAACTAATGAAAGAAATTGATAAATTATAATTTAAAGAAGGGTAACCCCTTCTTTAAATATTTTAACTATGGGAGGATTTATTCTTGAGTAAGGAATTTATTGATTCAATAAAAAATGAAATAGAAAAAATAGAAGCCTTAGAAGATAAGAATATTCGAATTTCTGGTTTTCAATTTATGAAGAAAAGCAATAAATTGAAGGCTGTAATTAGAAGTAGTGAATCTCTTTCAAATGAGGAAGAAAAGATACTAAAAAATATAATAACAAAAAAATTAAATCTTAGTTTACATATTGATGTAATAACATTAATAGATATTTCTAACATAACGTTACAAGAAGTGGTTAATAAACATTGGAATGAATTAGTTCAAGAGATAATAAAGAAACATCCTCTAGCTAAAGAGATACTTTTATCAGGTAAGAAAGAGGTTAATGATAATTCTATAGTTATTTCTTATGGTTCAGAAATATTAATAAAGGTTGCAAAGTCTCAAAAAATCCAAGACTTATTAAAAAGGTATATTTCATATCTTTTCGGCATAACGGCACTAGTATCGTTTAAATTTGATGAAAATATAGATGCTGCAATAAGTAAGGAATACGAATCTTTTAAAAAGCAAGAAACTGAGAAGATTATAAAAGAAATTAAAACTGTAGTTGCAACTTCAGTTACTAAAGACTCAAAACCAAAAGAAAATCAACAAAAGTATTCTAATCAGGAAAGTAAGGATACAAAAATTGATAATGAAAATCTAATAATGGGTAGAGTTATTATGGAAAACTCTGTTCCTATAAAGAGTATAAGTGAAGAGTCTGGAACCGTAGCGATTACAGGTGAAATCTTTAAAGTTGAAGCTAGAGAAACTAAAAGTGGTAAAATACTACTTACTTTCTTTATTACTGATTATTCCTCTTCTATTATTGCTAAAGCCTTCCTTAATTCAAAAGTACAAGAAAGAGTTTTGGAAAATGTTAAAAAGGGATTATACTGCAAAATACGAGGAGAAGCTAGATATGATAATTATTCAAGAGAAGTAACCTTCAATGTTAAAGATATAGTTAAAATGCAAAAAATACAAAAGCAAGATCTAAGTGATGAAAAAAGAGTAGAGTTACATTGTCATACTACAATGAGTACAATGGACGCTGTTACTTCAGCATCAAAACTAATTGAAAGAGCAGCCAAATGGGGACATCCAGCTATAGCCATTACAGATCACGGTGTAGTTCAAGCATTCCCAGAAGCTATGGATGCTGCAAAAAAACATGGTATTAAAGTAATCTATGGAGTTGAAGGATATTTAGTTGATAATGGTGTACCTATTGCACTTAATGAAAAGGGAGAATCTTTAGATGATACTTATGTAGTTTTCGATTTAGAAACCACAGGTTTCTCCTCAAAAAATGATGAAATTATTGAAATAGGTGCCGTAAAAGTTCAAAATGGTTCAATAATTGATAACTTCTCTACATTTGTTAATCCTGGAAGAGGTATTCCTTATAATATTACCGAATTAACTTCAATTACAGATGACATGGTAGCAAATGCACCTTCAATTGAAGAGATTCTACCTAAATTTTTAGAATTTTGTACAGATAGTGTTCTAGTTGCACATAATGCTAATTTTGATACATCTTTTATAAAAACAAGCTGCAGTAAATATTCATTACCTTTTGATTTTACTATTATAGATACAGTTCCTTTAGCTAGATTCTTATATCCTGAGCTTAAAAGAGTGAAGCTAAATATAGTAGCAAAACATTTAGGTATTTCACTAGAAAATCATCATAGAGCTGTTGATGATGCAAAAGCTACAGCTGAAATATTATTAAAATGTTTTGAGAAGATTAAAGAGGACTTAAACATATTTGATTTAAAGAAATTAAATGAAGAATTTTTAAGTAATGTAGATATTAAAAAACTTCCAGCATACCACATAATATTATTAGCCAAAAATCAAGCTGGACTTAAAAACCTATATAACCTTATAAGTATTTCACATTTAGATAATTTCTTTAAAAGACCTAGAATACCTAAAACATTACTAGAGCAGTATAGAGAAGGACTAATTATAGGTTCTGCCTGCGAAGCCGGTCAAGTCTATAAAGAGATTCTTTCTGGTAAGAGTGATGAAGAGTTAGAAGATATTGTTAGATCTTATGACTATTTAGAAATTCAGCCTATAGCTAATAATAATTTTCTTATTGAAAAAGGAAATGTAAAAGATGAGGAAGAGCTTAAAAATATAAATAGAAGAATTTATGATTTAGGTAAAAAGTATGGAAAGGATACAGTTGCAACCTGTGATGTTCACTTTATAGATCCAGAAGATGCAATCTATAGAGCAATTATACTTGCTGGACAGGGTTTTGGTGATGCTGATAGTCAGCCACCGTTATATCTTAGAACTACTGATGAAATGCTTAAGGAATTTAGCTATTTAGGGGCTGATATAGCAAAAGAAGTTGTTATTACAAATCCAAATAAGATTGCAGACTCAGTTGATTCATGTAAGCCAATTCCAGATGAAACATATCCTCCTAAAATTGATGGAGCAGAAGATGATATTAAAAATATGACTTTAAATAAAGTTCATAGTATTTACGGTGATAACCTACCTGAAGTAGTTCAGAAGAGATTAGATAAAGAATTAAATTCTATAATTTCAAATGGTTATGCGGTACTATATTTGATTGCACAAAAGCTTGTTGCAAAATCAATTTCAGATGGATATCTAGTTGGTTCAAGAGGATCTGTAGGTTCTTCCTTCGTAGCTACAATGTCAGATATAACTGAGGTTAATGGATTACCTCCACACTATGTATGTCCAAATTGCAAAAAATCTGAATTCTTTTTAGACGGATCTATAAGTTCAGGTGCAGATTTACCTGATAAAAATTGTCCGGATTGTGGAACTCTCTATAAAAAAGATGGTCATGATATTCCATTTGAAACCTTCTTAGGTTTTGAAGGTGATAAAGAGCCCGATATAGATTTAAATTTCTCTGGAGATAATCAGGGAGTCATCCATAGGTATACGGAAGTTCTATTTGGAAAAGGGTATACATTTAAAGCAGGTACAATAGGTACAGTTGCTGAAAAAACTGCATACGGATATGTAAGAAAATATCTAGATGAGAGAAATATTATTACATCATCAGCAGAAATAGAACGTCTAACTATAGGGTGTACAGGAATAAAAAGAACTACAGGACAGCATCCAGGTGGAATTATGGTTGTTCCTAGAGATAATGATATCCATAATTTTTGTCCCGTACAGCATCCAGCAGACGATAGTGAATCAGATGTAGTAACAACACATTTCGATTATCACTCAATAAGTGGTAGACTTCTAAAGTTAGATATACTTGGTCACGACGATCCAACCGTTTTAAGAATGTTACAAGACTTAACAGGCTTAGATCCAAAGACAATCCCTCTTCATGATGACAAAGTTTTAAGCTTGTTTACTAGCCCTGATGCGTTAGGAGTAACAAAGGAAGAACTTGAATGTGAAGTAGGTACTTATGGACTTCCTGAGTTTGGAACCAAATTCGTTAGACAAATGCTTTTAGATACTAAACCACAAACCTTTGCCGATTTGGTTAGAATTTCAGGCCTTTCTCATGGTACTGATGTATGGCTTAATAATGCTCAATATTATATAAAAGAAGGATATACTACATTAGGCGAATGTATCTCTACAAGAGATGACATTATGGTTTACTTAATTTACAAAGGAGTTCCCCCTAAAACTGCATTTAACATAATGGAGAAAGTAAGAAAAGGAAAAGGTGTATCAGAGGAATATGAGCAAATAATGAAAGAAAATAATGTTCCTGAATGGTATATTGAATCTTGTAAAAAGATTAAATACATGTTCCCTAAAGGCCACGCGGTGGCTTATGTTATGATGGCAGTAAGAATAGCTTACTTTAAGGTTTATTATCCATTAGCCTATTATGCAACCTACTTTACAGTTAGAGCTGATGATTTTGATGCGGATTTAATTTGTAAGGGAGAAGCTGCTATTAAAAATAAATTACAAGAACTTTATGAACTTGGTAACAATGTTACTCAAAAAGATAAAGGTTTGACTACTATTTTAGAAATTTCCTTTGAAATGATTAAGAGAGGCTTCAAATTCTTAAAAGTAGATCTATATAAATCCCATGCTACAAAATTCTTAATTGAAGATGGATTTATAAGACCACCAATAAATTCTTTACAAGGTGTTGGTGCAAATGCAGCAAAGAGTATAGCTGAATGTAGAGAGAATGGTGAATTTATCTCAAAAGAAGATTTAAGATTACGAGCCAAGGTTTCTAAGACTGTAATTGAAACCTTATCTAATCATGGTTGCTTAGAAGGATTAGGTGAAACTAATCAAATATCCTTATTTGGTTAAATTTCTTTCTAAAGGGTATTGTAATAAATTTCTACCTATGATATTATAACTTATGAAGCTTAATTAATAGAAACAGGAAGGGAGTGGACAATTGTCCGCTCTTTCTATTTTATGAAACGCAACTCCTAAGGTTGCGTTTTTAGTTAGGTTTCATAGTTTATATTCAATATAGTCGTAAATAAAGTTTCTCTATTAAAACCCTTAGCTTAGGCTATACTAAATGTAAACTATAATAAATTTTTAAGGAGGTACATTATGAGTGAAATAGAAAACAAATTACATGAACTAGTTAAACCAATAGTAGAAGACAACGGATATGAGCTATATCATGTAGAATATGTTAAAGAACAAAATGAGTATTATTTAAGAATATATATAGATTCTACTAATGGAATATCACTTAATGACTGTGAAACAGTAAGTAGAGCAGTAAGTGATATGTTAGATGTAACTGATCCAATTAAAGACCAATATTATTTAGAAGTTTCTTCTCCAGGTATTGATAGACAATTATTTACTGAAGAACATATTGCAAAAAGCATAGGTTTACAAGTTTTAGTTAAGCTATCAAAAGCTGTTGATGGTCATAAGAACATAAAAGGAAAATTACTTGAAACTACTGAGAATGAAATTATTGTAGAAAACGATAATGATAAAGTTACAATACCTAAAGAAAAGATTAAAACCATAAATATTATAGGTGAGATATAAATTAAGGGAGGGTATATTAATGAATGAAGAATTCATTACAGCATTAAGAGAGATAATTAAAGATAAAGGGATTAGTGAGGATTTGATTTTTGCTACAATTGAAGATGCTCTAATAAATGCCTATAAGAAAAACTATTCATTTGGTAGTGATAGAGGAGCTCAAAACGTAAGAATTAGTATCAATAAAGACACTGGAGAAATTCATGTTTACTCACAAAGAGAAGTAGTTGAAGATGTATACGATGCACTTACTGAAATTGAACTACCTGATGCAAAGGAAATTAATCCTAATTATGAATATGGTGATATAGTTGAAATTGAAGTTACTCCAAGAAATTTTGGTAGAGTAGCTGCTATGCAAGCTAAACAAGTTGTTTTGCAAAGAATTAAAGAAGCAGAACGTAAAATTGTTTACAATGAATTCAAAGAAAAAGAATTCGACATTATCTCTGGTACTGTTATAAGAAAAGATAGAGGTAACGTTTTTGTTGATTTAGGTAAATTAGAAGCAATATTAGGACCTAATGAACAAATGGCAGGAGAAGCTTATAATTTTAATGAAATGTTAAAGTTATATATAGTTGAAGTTAAAAACGGTTCAAAAGGACCTCAAGTATTAGTTTCAAGAACTCATCCTGGATTAGTTAGAAGACTTTTTGAACTTGAAGTTCCTGAAATATATTCAGGTGTTGTTGAGATAAAATCAATAGCTAGAGAAGCTGGTTCAAGAACTAAGATTGCTGTATACTCAAATGAAGAAGATGTTGATCCAATGGGAGCTTGCGTAGGTCCTAAAGGTCAAAGAGTTCAAAATATCGTTAATGAACTAAAAAATGAAAAGATAGATATAATTAAATGGAGCAAGGAACCTGAAGAATTTATAGCTAATGCATTAAGCCCATCTAAAGTTCTAGATGTTCAAGTTGATGAAGATAATAAATCAGCTAAAGTTGTAGTTGACGATTCCCAGCTTTCACTAGCAATAGGTAAAGAAGGCCAAAATGTTAGACTTGCTGCAAAATTAACTAACTGGAAAATTGACATTAAAAGCAAATCTCAAGTAGAAGAATAAAAAGAATAGAGAGGTGTTTTTAATGAAAGTTAAAAAGATTCCTATGAGAATGTGTAATGGATGCATGGAAATGAAACCAAAAAAAGAATTGATTAGAATCGTTAAATCTCCAGAAGGTGATGTTTCAGTAGATCTTACTGGAAAGAAAGCTGGTAGAGGTGCTTATATATGCAAAGACTTTGAATGTCTTGAAAAAGCATATAAGTCTAGACGACTTAATAAGAACTTACAAAATGAGATAAGTAACGATGTCTATGAAAAGCTAAAGGATGAAATAAATAATGATAAATAAATTTTTTCAATTCTTAGGTTTGTCAAAAAGAGCTGGAAAATTACTTGAAGGATATAACAAGTGTAATGATGCATTAAATAAAAGAGAAATCTTTTTATTTATTCTATCTCTTGATATATCGGAAAGAACTAAAAAGCTTTTTATAACTTATTGTGAAAAAAATAATATTCCCTATATACTAGATTTTTATAAAGAAGATCTTGGGAGTGCAATTGGTCGTGCAGAAGTTAATATAATTGGAGTTACAGATGATAATATCTCAAAGAAGCTATTATCACTATATGAAGAAAATAAACAAATTTAACCAAAATATTCGGGGGTGAATATATGTCTAAAATTAGAGTATATGAATTAGCAAAAGAATTAGGTGTTTCAAGTAAAGACTTAATTACTTTGTTAGAAGAAGAATTTTCAATAATTGTAAAGAATCACATGAGTGTTATAGAGGATGAAGATGCTGAACTTATAAAAGAACTTTTATCAGGAAGCTCAAAATCCGAATTAACTTCTGATTCTTCTGAACCAAAAACTATTGTAGACGAATATGAAGATATGGTTGCTGAAGAAGTAAACAATCAATCGAAGAAGAAGAAAAAAGGTAAAGGCAAGAAAAATGAAGAGGATTCTGAAAATGGTGAATCTGCTGGTAGCGATAAAATTATTGAAATAGGCGATAGTATCACTGTTAAGGATCTTGCTGATAAACTTAATAAACCAAGTACAGAAGTTATAAGAACTTTAATGTTCTCTGGTGTAATGGCTGCACTTAATCAAGAAATAGATTTTGAAACTGCTGAAAAGGTAGCTGAAAAATTTGAAATTATGGTAGAAAGAAAATCTGATGATCTTACTTTAGAAAAAGTTGAAGAAGAAGTTGAAGAATCAGAAGAGAATCTTAAGAAAAGACCTCCTATTATAACTGTAATGGGACACGTTGACCACGGTAAAACTTCTTTACTTGATGCAATAAGAAAATCAAGTGTAACAGAAAGAGAAGCTGGTGGTATTACACAACATATAGGTGCTTATACAGTTACAGTTAATGGAGAAAAAATAACATTCTTAGATACTCCAGGCCACGAAGCATTTACTGCTATGCGTGCTAGAGGTGCACAAATTACTGATATAGTAATTCTAGTTGTTGCTGCAGATGATGGAATAATGCCTCAAACTAAAGAAGCTATTAATCACTGTAAAGCTGCTGGAGTTCCTATGATAGTTGCTATAAACAAAATGGATAGACCTGGTGCTAACCCAGATAGAGTTAAACAAGAATTAACAGAACATGGATTAGTAGCGGAAGACTGGGGTGGAGATACTATATGTGTAAATGTTTCTGCCAAAACTCATGAAAACCTTGATACCTTATTAGAAATGGTACTTCTTACTGCTGAAATGCAAGAATTAACTGCAAATCCTGATAGAAGAGCTAAAGGAACAGTTGTAGAAGCTGAGCTTGATAAAGGTAGAGGAGCTGTTGCTACTTTATTAGTTCAAAATGGTACATTACATGTAGGAGATTCTATTATTGTTGGTTCAACATACGGAAGAATCAGAGCTATGTTTGATGATAAAGGTAAGAAGATAAAGTCAGCTGGACCTTCAATCCCAGTTGAGATACTTGGTCTTTCAGAAGTTCCTGCAGCAGGTGATAGATTTAACGTTGTTAAAGATGAAAAGACTGCTAGAACTATGGCTGAATCAAGAAAAGAAAAAGTTAGAGATGAACAACTTAATTCAAACCATAGAGTTTCATTAGAAGATTTATATTCTCAAATAAAAGAAGGTAAGATAAAAGAACTTCCAGTAGTTGTAAAAGCTGATGTTCAAGGTTCAGTAGAAGCTATTAAATCTTCACTTGAAAAACTTTCTACAGATGATGTAAAAGTTAGAGTTATTCACGGTGGAGTTGGAGCTATTACTGAAACTGATGTAACTCTAGCTGCAGCATCAAATGCAATAATTATAGGATTCAACGTTAGACCTGATACTAATGCAAGTATTGTTGCTGATAAAGAATCTGTAGATATGAAAACTTATAGAATAATCTATGAAGCAATAGAAGATATTAAATCTGCTATGATTGGAATGCTTGATCCAGATTACAAGGAAGTTGTATTAGGTAAGGCAGAAGTTAGAATGACATATAAAATCTCTAATGTTGGTACTATAGCTGGTTCTTATGTACTTGATGGTAAGTTAGTAAGAAACTCTGATGTAAGAATAATAAGAGATGGAATCGTAATTTTTGAATCTACTTTAGGTTCTTTAAAGAGATTCAAAGATGATGTTAAAGAAGTTAATGCTGGATATGAATGTGGTATTACAGTTGAAAAATTCAATGACATTAAAGAAGGAGATATTGTAGAAGCATTTACAGTAGAAGCAATAAAGAGAAAAGAACTATAAAGAGGTGATTTTATGGCTAATTACAGAGGCGGAAGAATTAATGAAGAAGTTAAAAAAATTATTTCTTCCCTAATTCAATACGAGATTAAAGACCCTAGAATGTCAGCCATGGTTTCAGTTACAGATGTTAATGTAACAAAGGATTTAAGATATGCTAAAGTTTTCGTTTCAATCTTTACGAATAATGAAGAGGAAAAGAAAGCAACGTTGCAAGCACTAAAGAGTGCAAGTGGTTTTATTAGAAGAGAGTTAGGACATAAAATAAATCTAAGATATACTCCTGAAGTTTTATTTGAAGAAGATTCCTCAATATCTAATGGTATGTATATCGATTCTTTAATTGAAAAGATTAAGGAGAAATAATCATGGATGAAGTAATAAAAAAAATAAATGAATCCTTAAATATAGGCATAACTTATCATATTTCACCAGATGGTGACGCATTAGGAAGTGCATTAGCATTACTAATGGGACTTAAGAAATATGGAAAAAATGCATATATAATTTCAAAAGACATAGTTTCAGATGACATGGGATATTTACCATGTTCATCTGAAGTTAATGGCTTTCAAGTAACACCTAAGGAAGATACAGACTTAGTAATAGTTGTAGATTGCGGTAATTTAGAAAGAATTTCAGCAGATTTAGGTAATTACTCTGGTACTATAATAAACATAGACCATCATTTGTCAAATGATGAATATGGCACTATAAATTATATAGATGTAAATGCTGCAGCAACTGCTGAGATAATATATTCCCTTTTAAAGACTATGAATATAATTATAAATAAAGATATAGCTACATGTTTATATACTTCCCTGGTTACTGATACAGGTTCATTTAGATTTTCAAATGTTACTAAGAGAAGTCATGAAATAGCTGGTGAGTTAATTGAGCTAGGCATTGATAACTCCTCAATACATTCTGAAATATTTGACAATAAACCATTAAATAGCCTTAAAATTCTTGGAGAAATACTAAAGAATATTAAAGTGTATTTTGATGGGAAAGTTTCTTATCTTGAGTTAACAAAGGATATTTGTGATGACTGCGAAGATGTATCAGATGTTGTTAATTTCGGACTTAAAATAAAAGGTGTAGAAGTTGCAGTTTTTATTAAGGAAATAAAAGACGGCGTCAAAGTTAGCTTAAGAAGTAAACATGATTTTGATGTAAGAAAAGTAGCTGAAGTTTTCGGCG is a window encoding:
- the rseP gene encoding RIP metalloprotease RseP; the protein is MYIILAILAFSVLIIVHELGHFIMAKVNGVRVDEFSIGFGPRLIGVKIGETDYCLRVLPFGGRVAMLGEEGSDDEAEGVDYSRSLNAKHPLRKISIIIAGVAMNYLLAIIIFLVMALNLGITLPEIKEVIPNSAAEQVGLKPGDKFLKIDDVNILTADDVTVAVAMSKGNEMKVKIQSESGIKDLALTPKLNKDTGSYQIGFYFNGIEKPSFGQSVTYSMKETVSLVKQTFLGFKQIFSGKANLKTDVGGPVTIIKMSGAAAKAGIWNLLFFVALISVNLAVLNLLPFPALDGGWAFFILIELITGKKIPPRFLNAVNSVGLMVLLGLMVLVTIKDIIFPVNF
- the ispG gene encoding flavodoxin-dependent (E)-4-hydroxy-3-methylbut-2-enyl-diphosphate synthase, with the protein product MNRKETRKIKVGNIYIGGDSRITVQSMTNTDTRDAESTIKQIRELQIAGCDIIRSAVPDMEAAEQISKIVKGISIPLVADIHFDYRLALESIKNGVSAIRINPGNIGSMERVKMVAEACKDKGIPIRIGVNSGSLEKELLEKYGKPCPEAFVESALKSAAILESVNFRDIVISIKSSNVNTMIESYRLMSEKSDYPLHLGVTESGTPWRGTIKSSIGIGTLLSEGIGDTLRVSLTGDPIEEVKVGNEILKALDIKKGGIEFVSCPTCGRTQIDLIKIANIVEQKLAECKKDIKVAIMGCVVNGPGEAREADIGIAGGKGEGIIFKKGEILKKVKEEYLVEELMKEIDKL
- a CDS encoding PolC-type DNA polymerase III, encoding MSKEFIDSIKNEIEKIEALEDKNIRISGFQFMKKSNKLKAVIRSSESLSNEEEKILKNIITKKLNLSLHIDVITLIDISNITLQEVVNKHWNELVQEIIKKHPLAKEILLSGKKEVNDNSIVISYGSEILIKVAKSQKIQDLLKRYISYLFGITALVSFKFDENIDAAISKEYESFKKQETEKIIKEIKTVVATSVTKDSKPKENQQKYSNQESKDTKIDNENLIMGRVIMENSVPIKSISEESGTVAITGEIFKVEARETKSGKILLTFFITDYSSSIIAKAFLNSKVQERVLENVKKGLYCKIRGEARYDNYSREVTFNVKDIVKMQKIQKQDLSDEKRVELHCHTTMSTMDAVTSASKLIERAAKWGHPAIAITDHGVVQAFPEAMDAAKKHGIKVIYGVEGYLVDNGVPIALNEKGESLDDTYVVFDLETTGFSSKNDEIIEIGAVKVQNGSIIDNFSTFVNPGRGIPYNITELTSITDDMVANAPSIEEILPKFLEFCTDSVLVAHNANFDTSFIKTSCSKYSLPFDFTIIDTVPLARFLYPELKRVKLNIVAKHLGISLENHHRAVDDAKATAEILLKCFEKIKEDLNIFDLKKLNEEFLSNVDIKKLPAYHIILLAKNQAGLKNLYNLISISHLDNFFKRPRIPKTLLEQYREGLIIGSACEAGQVYKEILSGKSDEELEDIVRSYDYLEIQPIANNNFLIEKGNVKDEEELKNINRRIYDLGKKYGKDTVATCDVHFIDPEDAIYRAIILAGQGFGDADSQPPLYLRTTDEMLKEFSYLGADIAKEVVITNPNKIADSVDSCKPIPDETYPPKIDGAEDDIKNMTLNKVHSIYGDNLPEVVQKRLDKELNSIISNGYAVLYLIAQKLVAKSISDGYLVGSRGSVGSSFVATMSDITEVNGLPPHYVCPNCKKSEFFLDGSISSGADLPDKNCPDCGTLYKKDGHDIPFETFLGFEGDKEPDIDLNFSGDNQGVIHRYTEVLFGKGYTFKAGTIGTVAEKTAYGYVRKYLDERNIITSSAEIERLTIGCTGIKRTTGQHPGGIMVVPRDNDIHNFCPVQHPADDSESDVVTTHFDYHSISGRLLKLDILGHDDPTVLRMLQDLTGLDPKTIPLHDDKVLSLFTSPDALGVTKEELECEVGTYGLPEFGTKFVRQMLLDTKPQTFADLVRISGLSHGTDVWLNNAQYYIKEGYTTLGECISTRDDIMVYLIYKGVPPKTAFNIMEKVRKGKGVSEEYEQIMKENNVPEWYIESCKKIKYMFPKGHAVAYVMMAVRIAYFKVYYPLAYYATYFTVRADDFDADLICKGEAAIKNKLQELYELGNNVTQKDKGLTTILEISFEMIKRGFKFLKVDLYKSHATKFLIEDGFIRPPINSLQGVGANAAKSIAECRENGEFISKEDLRLRAKVSKTVIETLSNHGCLEGLGETNQISLFG
- the rimP gene encoding ribosome maturation factor RimP; its protein translation is MSEIENKLHELVKPIVEDNGYELYHVEYVKEQNEYYLRIYIDSTNGISLNDCETVSRAVSDMLDVTDPIKDQYYLEVSSPGIDRQLFTEEHIAKSIGLQVLVKLSKAVDGHKNIKGKLLETTENEIIVENDNDKVTIPKEKIKTINIIGEI
- the nusA gene encoding transcription termination factor NusA, which produces MNEEFITALREIIKDKGISEDLIFATIEDALINAYKKNYSFGSDRGAQNVRISINKDTGEIHVYSQREVVEDVYDALTEIELPDAKEINPNYEYGDIVEIEVTPRNFGRVAAMQAKQVVLQRIKEAERKIVYNEFKEKEFDIISGTVIRKDRGNVFVDLGKLEAILGPNEQMAGEAYNFNEMLKLYIVEVKNGSKGPQVLVSRTHPGLVRRLFELEVPEIYSGVVEIKSIAREAGSRTKIAVYSNEEDVDPMGACVGPKGQRVQNIVNELKNEKIDIIKWSKEPEEFIANALSPSKVLDVQVDEDNKSAKVVVDDSQLSLAIGKEGQNVRLAAKLTNWKIDIKSKSQVEE
- the rnpM gene encoding RNase P modulator RnpM, with the protein product MKVKKIPMRMCNGCMEMKPKKELIRIVKSPEGDVSVDLTGKKAGRGAYICKDFECLEKAYKSRRLNKNLQNEISNDVYEKLKDEINNDK
- a CDS encoding ribosomal L7Ae/L30e/S12e/Gadd45 family protein → MINKFFQFLGLSKRAGKLLEGYNKCNDALNKREIFLFILSLDISERTKKLFITYCEKNNIPYILDFYKEDLGSAIGRAEVNIIGVTDDNISKKLLSLYEENKQI